In Curtobacterium sp. L6-1, a genomic segment contains:
- a CDS encoding PadR family transcriptional regulator, translated as MGVLALLVAEPGYGYQLRGEFEHRTGGSWPLNIGQVYTTLDRLERDGLVARGDADDDGHVVYTATDAGREAVDRWFSEPVPSKRGRDELAIKFAIAVTVPGVDVRHLVQVQRAAAIRALQDLTRLKRTTDPSTELAWSLVLESMVFQAESEVRWLDHVESSVARYQPAPRATTDAPDDEDAFGSEPTGRRSTEARR; from the coding sequence ATGGGCGTACTCGCACTGCTGGTGGCCGAGCCCGGTTACGGCTACCAGCTCCGGGGGGAGTTCGAGCACCGCACGGGGGGCAGCTGGCCGCTGAACATCGGCCAGGTCTACACGACGCTCGACCGGTTGGAACGCGACGGTCTCGTGGCCCGCGGCGACGCCGACGACGACGGACACGTCGTCTACACGGCGACCGACGCGGGCCGCGAGGCCGTCGACCGCTGGTTCAGCGAGCCGGTGCCCTCGAAGCGCGGGCGCGACGAGCTGGCGATCAAGTTCGCGATCGCCGTCACCGTGCCGGGCGTCGACGTCCGGCACCTCGTGCAGGTGCAGCGCGCCGCGGCGATCCGGGCGCTGCAGGACCTCACCCGGCTCAAGCGCACCACGGACCCCTCGACCGAGCTGGCGTGGTCGCTCGTGCTCGAGTCGATGGTGTTCCAGGCGGAGTCCGAGGTCCGGTGGCTCGACCACGTCGAGTCGAGCGTCGCGCGGTACCAGCCCGCTCCCCGAGCCACGACGGACGCCCCCGACGACGAGGACGCGTTCGGCAGCGAGCCGACCGGCCGACGCAGCACGGAGGCCCGCCGATGA
- a CDS encoding SDR family NAD(P)-dependent oxidoreductase gives MTTAAQMRDRTALVTGGSSGIGAAVADALARAGAHLVLVARNGARLEQTAEGIRSRYGVTVTTIALDLAAQGAVGRLLERLEGDGVEVELLVGNAALAPRGLVVEGDPAVLRRMVDLNVGALTELTAAVTTGMVERGHGSVVVIASTGGSAPTPVLAAYAASKAYVLSFTQALWAETRHSGVRVVAVSPGPTRTPMNATVGRWGRRPEQVAATVLTALDGSGPSVVDGRGNAVAAAVLRLLPTRVVTALALRVFTR, from the coding sequence ATGACCACTGCAGCACAGATGCGTGACCGGACGGCCCTCGTCACCGGCGGCTCGAGCGGGATCGGCGCAGCCGTCGCCGACGCCCTCGCACGGGCCGGAGCACACCTCGTCCTCGTCGCCCGGAACGGGGCGCGCCTCGAGCAGACGGCGGAGGGCATCCGCAGCCGGTACGGCGTCACCGTCACGACCATCGCCCTCGACCTGGCGGCGCAGGGAGCCGTGGGCCGGCTGCTCGAACGCCTCGAGGGCGACGGCGTCGAGGTCGAGCTGCTGGTCGGCAACGCCGCTCTGGCCCCGCGGGGACTCGTCGTCGAGGGCGACCCCGCCGTGCTCCGCCGCATGGTCGACCTCAACGTCGGAGCGCTCACGGAGCTCACGGCGGCGGTGACCACCGGGATGGTCGAGCGCGGGCACGGCTCCGTCGTCGTGATCGCGAGCACGGGCGGGTCCGCCCCGACACCGGTCCTGGCGGCGTACGCGGCCTCGAAGGCGTACGTCCTGTCCTTCACGCAGGCGCTGTGGGCAGAGACCCGGCACAGCGGCGTCCGGGTCGTCGCCGTCAGCCCGGGTCCGACCCGCACGCCGATGAACGCGACCGTCGGACGCTGGGGGCGACGTCCGGAGCAGGTCGCCGCGACCGTCCTCACCGCGCTCGACGGCTCCGGTCCGTCCGTCGTCGACGGTCGGGGCAACGCGGTCGCCGCCGCCGTGCTGCGGTTGCTGCCGACCCGCGTCGTCACCGCGCTCGCCTTGCGGGTCTTCACCCGGTAG
- a CDS encoding ABC transporter permease, whose protein sequence is MSERPRRDSHRPTIHSPSPSTLRPALLLARRLAFARTGRAVLVAALIGLPIAGLAAGSVLVASTTQSTEDRLTVELGRSATLLESNGPDLVGMRQDPVDRYATTTEKKSPLDRFVEDPSSTTEGASAPPTADLLGSVPAGAVSVPVRTGSAVVAGPRVPVTVTAVEGQTWAGALHGHWDHIDGAVPRSADQVLVTPATLDRLHIAVGDALQVDDPVQRRMTVVGTLRDLGQPASTIAVFGPWGSLGQRDDTASTQVFLPDRTVTWPEIERFNDHGIVVESRSVVLDPPFASTSTRGSGSLIGYGYIGLAGAFALFEVGLLAAAAFLVSSRADTRTHAVLASVGGDRRFLFTVVSTSGLVLGVVGAVVGTALGIGGGIAAFHLLDSGDRAQYPGVHLPWLVLLAVVALGVLAGWAASLVAARSASRVDVDSALRGATRPAPVSRRRWAAAAGPVLTVVGVVMTLACGIGVLVLNDRPVQEDHLALVVGAGVALGPCLAQLGVVLAARRLLGGVAQVGERLGLPARIAVRDAVRNPVRTVPVLASVMSVVFVATVVLTFAAASQAQTEARYEFRTAMGVGTASITGADGRTDADLTERAVRIVRQVLPDADVRVLGASVETQSDDEPVTLPVDVHRPDCASSSTGACAAWLVSPDSSSPHVLTGSVDDLATLLGHEPSRAARAALARGDAVSVRPEYVRDGVVRLDTRPASQYAMYGEPPTGKPLRTTTVPAVVEHTDQPLHIGLFLTPQAAARHGLETDPDFLVGSFPDGISDEQSDALAATWQTSVGRDADLWFPSFAVETGPDDPFRPIAIVVTILAGIVTLGATIVAIGLARADGRRDDEVLDAIGASPGVRRRVSTWQAAVLTLVGSLVGVALGILPLRALTLRFTPTPTGVVHMPFAPDPVSLAVLALGLPVLVTAGVWLVAGRRRRVAVRRTA, encoded by the coding sequence GTGAGCGAGCGTCCCCGTCGGGACTCGCACCGACCGACGATCCACAGCCCCTCCCCGTCCACCCTCCGGCCGGCGCTCCTGCTGGCCCGGCGTCTGGCGTTCGCCCGGACCGGCCGCGCGGTGCTCGTCGCAGCGCTCATCGGGCTGCCGATCGCCGGACTCGCCGCGGGCAGCGTGCTCGTCGCCTCGACGACGCAGAGCACCGAGGACCGACTGACCGTCGAGCTCGGACGCTCCGCCACCCTGCTCGAGTCGAACGGCCCTGACCTGGTCGGCATGCGGCAGGACCCGGTCGATCGGTACGCAACCACCACGGAGAAGAAGAGCCCGCTCGACCGGTTCGTCGAGGACCCGTCGTCCACCACCGAGGGTGCGTCCGCGCCCCCGACGGCCGACCTACTCGGCTCCGTGCCCGCCGGAGCGGTCTCCGTCCCGGTCCGCACGGGTTCGGCGGTCGTCGCCGGGCCGCGTGTCCCCGTCACCGTCACCGCGGTCGAGGGGCAGACCTGGGCCGGCGCCCTGCACGGGCACTGGGACCACATCGACGGCGCGGTCCCCCGGTCCGCCGACCAGGTGCTCGTGACCCCGGCGACCCTCGACCGGCTGCACATCGCCGTCGGGGACGCCCTGCAGGTCGACGACCCCGTGCAGCGGCGGATGACCGTCGTGGGCACCCTCCGCGACCTCGGGCAGCCCGCCTCGACCATCGCGGTGTTCGGCCCGTGGGGGTCGCTCGGGCAGCGGGACGACACCGCCTCCACGCAGGTGTTCCTGCCCGACCGAACCGTGACCTGGCCGGAGATCGAGCGGTTCAACGACCACGGCATCGTCGTCGAGTCACGGTCCGTCGTCCTCGACCCGCCGTTCGCGAGCACGAGCACCCGCGGGTCGGGATCGCTCATCGGCTACGGGTACATCGGGCTCGCGGGGGCCTTCGCCCTGTTCGAGGTCGGGCTGCTCGCCGCGGCCGCGTTCCTCGTGAGCTCCCGCGCCGACACACGCACGCACGCCGTGCTCGCCAGCGTCGGTGGCGACCGGCGCTTCCTGTTCACGGTCGTCTCGACCTCGGGCCTCGTGCTCGGGGTGGTCGGCGCCGTCGTCGGGACCGCGCTGGGCATCGGCGGCGGCATCGCGGCCTTCCACCTGCTCGACTCCGGCGACCGGGCGCAGTACCCCGGCGTACACCTGCCGTGGCTCGTGCTGCTCGCGGTCGTGGCGCTCGGGGTCCTGGCCGGGTGGGCGGCGTCGCTCGTCGCCGCCCGGAGCGCGAGCCGGGTCGACGTGGACAGTGCCCTGCGTGGTGCGACCCGTCCGGCGCCCGTCTCCCGTCGACGGTGGGCAGCGGCGGCCGGGCCGGTCCTGACCGTCGTCGGCGTCGTGATGACGCTCGCGTGCGGCATCGGCGTGCTGGTGCTCAACGACCGGCCGGTGCAGGAGGACCACCTCGCGCTGGTCGTCGGGGCCGGGGTCGCGCTCGGCCCGTGCCTGGCGCAGCTCGGCGTCGTCCTCGCCGCCCGTCGGCTGCTCGGCGGCGTCGCCCAGGTCGGGGAGCGGCTCGGACTCCCCGCCCGGATCGCCGTGCGCGACGCCGTCCGGAACCCGGTCCGCACGGTCCCTGTCCTCGCGAGCGTGATGAGCGTCGTGTTCGTCGCGACGGTCGTCCTGACCTTCGCGGCCGCCTCGCAGGCGCAGACCGAGGCGCGGTACGAGTTCCGCACCGCGATGGGCGTGGGCACGGCGAGCATCACCGGCGCGGACGGTCGGACGGACGCCGACCTCACCGAGCGCGCGGTGCGGATCGTGCGCCAGGTCCTGCCCGACGCCGACGTCCGGGTGCTCGGGGCCAGCGTGGAGACCCAGTCCGACGACGAGCCGGTCACCCTCCCGGTCGACGTGCACCGGCCGGACTGCGCCAGCAGCAGCACCGGTGCGTGCGCCGCCTGGCTCGTGTCGCCGGACAGCTCGAGCCCGCACGTGCTCACCGGCAGCGTCGACGACCTCGCGACGCTCCTCGGCCACGAGCCGTCCCGGGCCGCGCGGGCAGCACTGGCACGCGGCGACGCCGTCTCCGTCCGACCCGAGTACGTGCGCGACGGGGTGGTCCGGCTCGACACCCGTCCGGCCTCCCAGTACGCGATGTACGGCGAGCCGCCGACCGGCAAGCCACTCCGGACGACCACCGTGCCGGCCGTGGTGGAGCACACCGACCAGCCCCTGCACATCGGGCTGTTCCTCACCCCGCAGGCGGCCGCGCGACACGGGCTCGAGACCGACCCGGACTTCCTGGTCGGGTCGTTCCCCGACGGCATCTCCGACGAGCAGTCCGACGCACTCGCCGCGACCTGGCAGACCAGTGTCGGACGCGACGCGGACCTCTGGTTCCCCTCGTTCGCCGTCGAGACCGGCCCGGACGACCCGTTCCGTCCGATCGCGATCGTCGTCACGATCCTGGCCGGCATCGTCACCCTCGGTGCCACGATCGTCGCCATCGGGCTCGCCCGCGCCGACGGCCGGCGGGACGACGAGGTGCTCGACGCGATCGGCGCCTCGCCCGGCGTCCGTCGCCGGGTCTCCACCTGGCAGGCGGCGGTGCTCACGCTCGTCGGCTCGCTGGTCGGAGTCGCGCTCGGAATCCTGCCGCTCCGCGCCCTCACCCTGCGGTTCACGCCCACCCCGACGGGCGTCGTCCACATGCCGTTCGCGCCGGACCCGGTGTCCCTCGCGGTGCTCGCGCTCGGCCTGCCGGTCCTGGTGACCGCCGGGGTCTGGCTCGTGGCCGGACGTCGACGCCGGGTGGCGGTCCGGCGGACCGCGTGA
- a CDS encoding MerR family transcriptional regulator, translating to MRIGELSTATGVSTRALRYYEHEGLIRSSRRPNGYRDYDPDAVETVALIQDLFAAGLSSGLLRDVVPCVAGDGTGLPPADLLARVEQVRDDLLEKERRFRARRETLDDYLSGRRRPARIAALVDGDACLPGSDASPGAAREDVPVRS from the coding sequence GTGCGGATCGGCGAACTGAGCACGGCGACGGGTGTGAGCACGCGCGCGCTGCGGTACTACGAGCACGAGGGGCTGATCCGGAGCAGTCGACGGCCCAACGGGTACCGGGACTACGACCCGGACGCCGTGGAGACGGTCGCGCTCATCCAGGACCTCTTCGCGGCCGGGCTCTCGTCGGGGCTCCTCCGTGACGTCGTACCCTGCGTGGCGGGTGACGGGACCGGGCTGCCGCCGGCGGACCTCCTCGCCCGGGTCGAGCAGGTCCGGGACGACCTGCTCGAGAAGGAACGGCGCTTCCGCGCGAGGCGGGAGACGCTCGACGACTACCTGTCCGGCCGTCGACGGCCGGCTCGGATCGCGGCACTCGTCGACGGTGACGCCTGCTTGCCGGGCTCGGACGCGTCCCCCGGCGCCGCCCGCGAGGACGTGCCGGTCCGGTCGTGA
- a CDS encoding ABC transporter ATP-binding protein — translation MTTTPLLELDAVAVQYGSGAQAVTALAGVDLTIRPGEMVAVMGTSGSGKSTLLSVAGTLMPPTSGEVRIDGEWVSDRPARELAALRRRVLGFVFQDFNLIPSLTAVENVALPLELDGWRTGRARKAAVLALESVELGHRLDAWPDDLSGGQRQRVAIARGVVGDRRLVLADEPTGALDSQTGEVVLRMLRRHVDAGAGALLVTHDARHAAWADRIVFLRDGRIVDETAYAGVELALQDAQDQP, via the coding sequence ATGACCACCACCCCGCTCCTCGAACTCGACGCCGTCGCCGTCCAGTACGGCTCCGGCGCCCAGGCCGTGACCGCCCTGGCCGGTGTCGACCTGACGATCCGCCCGGGCGAGATGGTCGCCGTGATGGGCACCTCGGGCTCCGGGAAGTCGACGCTGCTGTCGGTCGCCGGCACGCTCATGCCGCCCACGAGCGGCGAGGTCCGCATCGACGGCGAGTGGGTGTCCGACCGGCCCGCCCGCGAACTCGCCGCCCTGCGTCGCCGGGTGCTCGGCTTCGTGTTCCAGGACTTTAACCTCATCCCCTCGCTGACCGCGGTCGAGAACGTGGCACTGCCGCTCGAGCTCGACGGCTGGCGCACCGGACGGGCCCGCAAGGCAGCGGTCCTCGCGCTCGAGAGCGTCGAACTCGGGCACCGCCTCGACGCCTGGCCCGACGACCTGTCCGGCGGGCAGCGCCAACGCGTCGCCATCGCGCGCGGGGTCGTCGGCGACCGCAGGCTCGTCCTCGCCGACGAGCCGACCGGCGCCCTCGACTCGCAGACCGGGGAGGTCGTGCTCCGCATGCTCCGCCGGCACGTCGACGCCGGCGCCGGTGCCCTGCTCGTCACGCACGACGCACGGCACGCGGCCTGGGCCGACCGGATCGTGTTCCTGCGCGACGGTCGGATCGTCGACGAGACCGCCTACGCCGGCGTCGAGCTGGCCCTGCAGGACGCGCAGGACCAGCCGTGA
- a CDS encoding SDR family NAD(P)-dependent oxidoreductase encodes MTTIAIVGAGKGLGLAVAERFAREGFAVALVSRNQDRLDELAASLREQGHRAAGFAANVRDGNSLRRALEQATEQLGPIEVLQYSPLPAKEYMRPVLETTAEDLVGPIEFSVYGSVNAVRQVLPGMRAIGHGTILFVNGGSAVRPGARVTGTSVAFAGESAYAQLLHDAVRDEDVHVGQLIIPFGIDDGQDDHSGASIAERLWSIHTERGDFRTYAEPLPE; translated from the coding sequence ATGACCACCATCGCCATCGTCGGCGCCGGCAAGGGCCTCGGCCTCGCCGTCGCCGAGCGCTTCGCCCGCGAGGGCTTCGCCGTCGCCCTCGTCTCCCGCAACCAGGACCGCCTCGACGAGCTGGCCGCCTCGCTCCGTGAGCAGGGCCACCGGGCCGCCGGGTTCGCCGCGAACGTCCGCGACGGGAATTCGCTCCGCCGGGCGCTCGAGCAGGCGACCGAGCAGCTCGGCCCGATCGAGGTGCTGCAGTACAGCCCGCTGCCCGCGAAGGAGTACATGCGCCCGGTGCTCGAGACGACCGCCGAGGACCTCGTCGGCCCGATCGAGTTCTCGGTCTACGGCTCGGTGAACGCCGTCCGCCAGGTCCTGCCGGGCATGCGGGCGATCGGCCACGGCACGATCCTGTTCGTCAACGGTGGCAGCGCCGTCCGCCCGGGCGCCCGCGTCACCGGCACCTCGGTCGCCTTCGCCGGGGAGAGCGCCTACGCCCAGCTGCTGCACGACGCCGTCCGTGACGAGGACGTGCACGTCGGCCAGCTCATCATCCCGTTCGGCATCGACGACGGGCAGGACGACCACTCCGGCGCCTCGATCGCCGAGCGCCTCTGGTCGATCCACACCGAGCGCGGCGACTTCCGCACCTACGCCGAGCCGCTCCCCGAGTGA